A genomic region of Mesorhizobium sp. NZP2077 contains the following coding sequences:
- a CDS encoding 3'(2'),5'-bisphosphate nucleotidase CysQ, whose product MPEHELTTAGAPSGAIGDLPLLRDAAREAGLIAMRYFGNSPQVWMKGGTSPVSEADHAADAYLRQTLLAARPDYGWLSEETVDDPARLSARRTFVVDPIDGTRGFLEGQRTWCVSVAVVEQGRTLAGVLECPAMDETFWALPGQGAFRNGKRIAVRTLGDKAEISGLKQLIDLVPANWQKRLTRAPYSPSLAYRLAMIANATLDATFVKPNAHDWDIAAADLILREAGGQLLDPHGRAPLYAGEVTRHGALAAGSGELLTVLVDVIAGL is encoded by the coding sequence TTGCCGGAGCATGAACTGACCACTGCCGGTGCCCCTTCGGGCGCCATCGGGGATCTGCCGCTGCTGCGCGACGCCGCCCGCGAGGCGGGTCTCATCGCCATGCGTTACTTCGGCAACAGCCCGCAAGTCTGGATGAAGGGCGGTACCTCGCCGGTCAGCGAAGCCGACCATGCGGCCGACGCCTATCTGCGCCAGACCCTGCTGGCGGCGCGGCCGGACTATGGCTGGCTGTCGGAAGAAACGGTCGACGATCCGGCGCGGCTTTCGGCGCGCCGCACCTTTGTCGTCGATCCGATAGACGGCACACGCGGCTTTCTCGAGGGACAGCGCACCTGGTGCGTCAGCGTCGCCGTCGTCGAACAAGGCCGCACGCTCGCCGGCGTGCTCGAATGCCCGGCGATGGACGAGACCTTTTGGGCGCTGCCCGGCCAGGGTGCGTTCCGCAACGGCAAGCGCATCGCGGTGCGCACGCTTGGCGACAAGGCCGAGATTTCTGGACTGAAGCAACTGATCGACCTCGTGCCGGCCAACTGGCAGAAACGGCTGACACGGGCGCCCTACAGCCCCTCGCTGGCCTACCGCCTGGCAATGATCGCCAACGCCACGCTCGACGCCACCTTCGTCAAGCCGAACGCACATGACTGGGACATCGCCGCCGCCGATCTCATCCTGCGCGAGGCCGGCGGCCAGTTGCTAGACCCGCATGGCCGCGCGCCGCTCTATGCCGGCGAGGTGACCCGCCACGGCGCGCTCGCCGCCGGCAGCGGTGAGCTGTTGACGGTGCTCGTCGATGTCATCGCCGGTCTGTGA
- a CDS encoding LysR family transcriptional regulator: MDHSSDTMVPLETLRAFDAAARTGSFSAAAEKLNITHGAVSRQIAKLEDWLGLKVFDRGARGVSLTIEGNRLHLRTAEAFALISSHSDRWVEPRGTAVVRLTSIPSVSGLWLMPRMATLENNPTKLRIVLDVDIRQADLADEGIDLSIRCGRGGIPGRISVQLFEEHVFPVASPELAREIGRGDPARLLKFPLINDSDASGWRAWFAAQGMDYRPRPQDRRFEDYNLVLDAAAYGLGIALARPPLTGHQLQSGRIAAVDERTALNPVSYWLDRPLGRPRTAAADLARRIAHQAGLAPDKIKAFIEAER, from the coding sequence ATGGATCACAGCTCGGACACAATGGTGCCGCTCGAAACGCTGCGCGCCTTCGACGCGGCGGCACGCACAGGCAGCTTTTCGGCGGCCGCCGAAAAACTCAACATCACCCATGGCGCCGTCAGCCGGCAGATCGCCAAGCTCGAGGACTGGCTCGGGCTGAAAGTGTTCGATCGCGGCGCGCGCGGCGTCTCGCTGACGATCGAAGGCAACCGGCTGCATCTGCGCACCGCGGAAGCCTTCGCACTGATATCAAGCCATTCCGACCGCTGGGTCGAGCCGCGCGGCACGGCGGTGGTGCGGCTGACCTCGATCCCCTCGGTCAGCGGGCTGTGGCTGATGCCGCGCATGGCGACACTGGAGAACAATCCCACCAAGCTGCGCATCGTGCTCGATGTCGACATCCGCCAGGCCGACCTTGCCGATGAAGGCATCGACCTGTCGATCCGCTGCGGCCGTGGTGGCATTCCCGGCCGCATTTCGGTGCAACTGTTCGAAGAGCATGTCTTCCCCGTCGCCTCACCGGAACTCGCTCGCGAAATCGGCCGCGGTGACCCGGCCCGGCTGCTTAAATTTCCGCTGATCAACGATTCCGACGCGTCCGGCTGGCGTGCCTGGTTCGCGGCACAAGGCATGGACTACCGCCCACGCCCGCAGGATCGGCGATTCGAGGACTACAATCTGGTGCTGGATGCTGCCGCCTATGGGCTCGGCATCGCGCTGGCGCGTCCACCGTTGACCGGGCATCAGCTGCAGTCGGGCCGCATTGCCGCGGTCGACGAGCGCACCGCGCTCAATCCGGTGTCCTATTGGCTCGACCGGCCGCTGGGACGGCCACGCACGGCCGCCGCCGACCTCGCCCGCCGCATCGCGCATCAGGCCGGATTGGCTCCGGACAAGATCAAAGCGTTCATCGAGGCCGAGCGATAG
- the lpxK gene encoding tetraacyldisaccharide 4'-kinase produces MASEAPPFWWEEPDWKVLALSPLSAVYALVAGRGMRRARREKIEAPVLCIGNLTVGGTGKTPVAIALAEQAKRLHLKPGFLSRGHGGSFAEPHVVDSHHDSARHVGDEPLLLAEHAPVAVTPNRAAGARLLLEKHGCDFLIMDDGFQSARIHIDYALVVVDARYGIGNGRVIPGGPLRAKIVDQLVFTSGLLKMGEGTAADAVVRQAARAGRPIFEAHTEPSRKAGLAGRRFLAFAGIGHPDKFFDTVREAGGEVVLSRPFPDHHFYAEDELAELATTARAEDLGLITTAKDAARLRHGASQDFLDGLEVLEIDTVFELDNVPKRIIHETLDAWRQRKLKS; encoded by the coding sequence GTGGCCTCCGAAGCACCACCATTCTGGTGGGAAGAGCCGGACTGGAAAGTCCTGGCGCTGTCACCGCTGTCGGCCGTGTACGCACTTGTTGCCGGACGCGGCATGCGGCGGGCTCGGCGCGAGAAGATCGAGGCGCCGGTCCTGTGCATCGGCAATTTAACCGTTGGCGGCACCGGCAAGACGCCGGTCGCCATCGCGCTTGCCGAACAGGCCAAGCGCCTGCATCTCAAACCCGGTTTCCTGTCGCGCGGCCATGGCGGCTCGTTCGCCGAGCCGCATGTTGTCGATTCCCACCACGACAGCGCCAGGCATGTCGGCGACGAGCCGCTGCTTTTGGCCGAGCACGCCCCCGTCGCGGTGACACCGAACCGCGCCGCCGGCGCCCGGCTGCTGCTGGAAAAGCACGGCTGCGACTTCCTGATCATGGATGATGGCTTTCAGAGCGCGCGCATCCATATCGACTACGCGCTGGTCGTCGTCGACGCCCGCTACGGCATCGGCAATGGCCGCGTCATTCCGGGCGGCCCGCTCCGGGCCAAAATCGTCGACCAGCTGGTCTTCACCAGCGGGTTGTTGAAGATGGGCGAGGGCACTGCGGCCGACGCCGTGGTGCGCCAGGCGGCGCGCGCCGGCCGGCCGATCTTCGAGGCTCATACGGAGCCAAGCAGGAAGGCGGGGCTTGCCGGCAGGCGGTTTCTCGCCTTCGCCGGCATCGGCCATCCCGACAAATTCTTCGACACTGTGCGCGAGGCTGGCGGTGAGGTGGTTCTCTCCAGGCCTTTTCCGGACCATCATTTCTACGCCGAGGACGAACTCGCAGAACTGGCGACGACGGCGCGCGCCGAAGATCTCGGGCTCATCACCACGGCCAAGGACGCTGCCCGGTTGCGCCACGGCGCTTCGCAGGATTTTCTCGACGGACTTGAGGTACTCGAAATCGACACGGTTTTCGAACTCGACAATGTGCCGAAACGCATCATCCACGAGACGTTGGATGCCTGGCGTCAGCGCAAGCTGAAGAGTTAG
- a CDS encoding antibiotic biosynthesis monooxygenase: protein MIKLALFARFEAKPGKEKDVAAFLATGLQLANQEAGTPIWFALRLSPSVFGVFDAFHDEAGRQAHLTGEIAKALMANAETLFVGPPTIDKIDVLGLKNDGSV, encoded by the coding sequence ATGATCAAACTCGCATTGTTCGCGCGCTTCGAAGCCAAACCCGGCAAGGAGAAGGACGTCGCCGCGTTCCTCGCAACCGGGCTGCAACTGGCCAATCAGGAGGCCGGAACACCGATCTGGTTCGCCTTGCGGCTTTCGCCAAGCGTCTTCGGCGTGTTCGATGCCTTTCACGATGAGGCAGGGCGGCAGGCGCATCTCACCGGCGAGATAGCCAAGGCACTGATGGCCAATGCAGAAACGCTGTTTGTTGGCCCCCCGACCATCGACAAGATCGACGTGCTCGGCCTCAAGAATGACGGTTCGGTTTGA
- the mutL gene encoding DNA mismatch repair endonuclease MutL, with product MPIRQLSETMINQIAAGEVIERPASVVKELVENALDAGASRVEIVTSGGGLNLIRVTDDGSGIPEPELALAIARHCTSKLVEDINDIRSLGFRGEALPSIGSVSRLSIRSRTASGDSAAEIGIEGGRILPVRPAAANRGTTVEVRDLFFATPARLKFMKGERAESSATSDVVKRIAIAFPAVRFTLAGTDRSTLELPATDDSPEGSLRRVAQVMGAEFPDNSIAIDAMREGVHLTGHVSIPSFTRANALQQYAYVNGRPVRDKLIAGAIRGAFADVLPRDRHAVTVLFLSLDPAIVDVNVHPAKADVRFRDPGLVRGLIVGAIRQALADAGIRSATTGAAGMMAAFRPGAASYGHGGPANGHRSYDAAYRASGSAGFDPSRSPQRPHDMQFEGADFVRAGGRNGGFGEPDQAAFDASSLASADARASQDMPAETLLGAVLGAARAQVHENYIVAQTRDSLVIVDQHAAHERLVYEALKNALHSRPVPSQMLLLPEIIDLPEEDAERLAMHSETLARFGLGIERFGPGAVAVRETPSMLGETNVQQLVRDLADEIADNDTVETLKERLDKIAATMACHGSVRSGRLLKAEEMNALLRQMEATPGSGTCNHGRPTYIELKLADIERLFGRR from the coding sequence ATGCCAATCCGCCAGCTTTCCGAAACGATGATCAACCAGATCGCCGCCGGCGAAGTCATCGAGCGTCCGGCAAGCGTGGTCAAGGAACTGGTCGAGAACGCGCTCGATGCCGGCGCATCGCGCGTCGAAATCGTCACATCGGGCGGCGGGCTGAACCTGATCCGCGTTACCGATGACGGTTCGGGCATTCCCGAGCCGGAACTGGCGCTGGCGATCGCCCGCCACTGCACCTCCAAGCTCGTCGAGGATATCAACGACATCCGCTCGCTCGGCTTTCGCGGCGAGGCGCTGCCGTCGATCGGCTCGGTGTCGCGGCTGTCGATCCGCTCACGCACGGCGAGTGGCGACAGCGCCGCCGAGATCGGCATCGAGGGCGGCCGCATCTTGCCCGTCCGGCCGGCGGCCGCCAACCGCGGCACCACGGTCGAGGTGCGCGACCTGTTCTTCGCCACGCCGGCACGGCTGAAATTCATGAAGGGCGAGCGGGCCGAAAGCTCGGCAACCAGCGACGTCGTCAAGCGCATCGCCATTGCCTTCCCGGCCGTGCGGTTCACATTGGCCGGCACGGATCGCTCGACACTGGAATTGCCGGCGACCGACGACAGTCCGGAAGGCAGCCTGCGTCGCGTCGCCCAGGTGATGGGGGCCGAGTTTCCCGACAATTCGATTGCCATCGACGCGATGCGCGAAGGCGTGCACCTGACCGGCCATGTGTCGATACCGTCCTTCACCCGCGCCAACGCGCTGCAGCAATATGCCTATGTCAACGGCCGGCCGGTGCGCGACAAGCTGATCGCTGGCGCCATTCGCGGCGCCTTCGCCGATGTCCTGCCGCGCGACCGCCACGCGGTGACGGTGCTGTTTCTCTCGCTCGATCCGGCCATCGTCGACGTCAATGTCCACCCGGCCAAGGCCGATGTGCGCTTCCGCGATCCGGGCCTGGTGCGCGGGCTGATCGTCGGCGCCATCCGGCAGGCATTGGCCGATGCCGGCATCCGTTCAGCCACCACGGGCGCCGCGGGCATGATGGCAGCGTTCCGGCCAGGTGCGGCATCCTACGGTCACGGCGGCCCGGCCAATGGCCATCGCAGCTACGACGCGGCCTATCGCGCGTCCGGCTCCGCCGGTTTCGACCCCTCGCGCTCGCCGCAGCGGCCGCACGACATGCAATTCGAAGGCGCGGACTTTGTACGCGCCGGCGGCAGGAATGGCGGCTTTGGTGAGCCCGACCAGGCGGCGTTCGATGCCAGCTCGCTGGCCAGCGCCGATGCGCGCGCCAGTCAGGATATGCCGGCGGAGACGCTGCTTGGCGCGGTGCTGGGTGCGGCGCGCGCCCAGGTACACGAGAACTATATCGTCGCCCAGACCAGGGATTCGCTCGTCATCGTCGACCAGCACGCTGCGCATGAGCGGCTAGTCTATGAGGCGCTGAAGAACGCCCTACATTCGCGCCCCGTGCCTTCGCAGATGCTGCTTCTGCCTGAAATCATCGATCTGCCGGAAGAGGACGCCGAGCGGCTCGCAATGCATTCCGAAACGCTCGCCCGCTTCGGCCTTGGCATCGAGCGTTTCGGCCCGGGCGCCGTCGCGGTGCGCGAGACGCCGTCGATGCTGGGCGAGACCAATGTCCAGCAATTGGTGCGAGACCTCGCCGACGAGATCGCCGACAATGACACGGTCGAAACGCTGAAAGAGCGGCTGGACAAGATCGCTGCCACCATGGCCTGCCACGGTTCGGTGCGCTCCGGGCGCCTGCTCAAGGCCGAGGAGATGAACGCGCTGCTGCGCCAGATGGAAGCGACGCCAGGGTCCGGCACCTGCAACCATGGCCGCCCGACCTATATCGAATTGAAGCTCGCCGATATCGAGCGGCTGTTCGGGCGGCGGTAA
- the waaA gene encoding lipid IV(A) 3-deoxy-D-manno-octulosonic acid transferase — MSGRWARAMLSAYRFAGAAAYPLVGPYVAWRTSRGKEDRNRRRERYGVAGRPRPEGPVIWIHAASVGETIAVVPLVESILDYGVNIVLTTGTVTSAQVADERLGDRIIHQYVPLDLKPAVSRFLDHWRPDLAIIAESEIWPMTILELGARHVPQVLVNGRLSDRSFTSWKKRANIAEALFENLAHVVAQSDIDGERFRALGARPVTVSGNLKVDTNPPPVDQRALATLQRQIGGRPTWAAISTHDGEEVVAAEVHATLHKRHHGLLTIVVPRHPDRAEALAAQISGMGLKVARRSKGDRIGPDTDILLGDTIGEMGLYLRLTEIAFVGRSLTSEGGQNPLEPAMLDTAVLAGRNVQNFREAYQRLIDSGGAKLVRDRDMLAGAVNFLLTNEVARHKMMAAGIATVDEMRGALARTLKSLEPYIQPLVVKSRLKGANGR, encoded by the coding sequence ATGAGCGGTCGCTGGGCGCGCGCCATGCTGTCGGCATACCGTTTTGCCGGTGCCGCTGCCTATCCGCTGGTCGGACCCTATGTCGCCTGGCGCACCTCGCGCGGCAAGGAAGACCGCAACCGCCGCCGCGAGCGCTATGGCGTCGCCGGCCGCCCGCGCCCCGAAGGACCGGTGATCTGGATCCATGCCGCAAGCGTCGGCGAGACCATAGCCGTTGTGCCGTTGGTCGAAAGCATTCTCGACTATGGCGTCAACATCGTGCTGACGACCGGCACCGTGACATCGGCCCAGGTTGCCGATGAGCGACTCGGCGACCGCATCATCCACCAATATGTGCCGCTCGACCTGAAGCCGGCGGTGAGCCGGTTCCTTGATCACTGGCGCCCGGACCTGGCGATCATCGCCGAATCCGAGATCTGGCCGATGACCATCCTCGAGCTTGGCGCGCGTCACGTGCCGCAGGTTTTGGTCAATGGCAGGCTGTCCGACCGCTCGTTCACCTCGTGGAAGAAGCGCGCCAACATCGCCGAGGCGCTGTTCGAGAACCTTGCCCATGTCGTTGCCCAGTCCGATATCGACGGTGAGCGCTTTCGCGCGCTCGGTGCCCGGCCGGTCACGGTGTCCGGAAACCTCAAGGTCGATACCAATCCGCCGCCGGTCGACCAACGGGCGCTGGCCACCTTGCAGCGGCAGATCGGCGGCCGACCGACCTGGGCCGCGATCTCGACCCACGACGGTGAGGAAGTGGTCGCGGCGGAAGTCCACGCAACGCTGCACAAGCGTCACCACGGCCTGCTGACGATCGTCGTTCCGCGCCACCCCGATCGCGCCGAGGCCCTCGCCGCGCAGATTTCCGGCATGGGGCTGAAGGTCGCGCGGCGCAGCAAGGGCGACCGCATCGGGCCTGACACCGATATCCTGCTCGGCGATACGATCGGCGAGATGGGGCTCTATCTCCGGTTGACCGAAATCGCCTTCGTCGGCCGCTCGCTGACCTCCGAGGGCGGCCAGAATCCGCTCGAGCCGGCCATGCTCGACACGGCGGTTCTCGCCGGGCGCAATGTGCAGAATTTCCGCGAAGCCTATCAGCGCCTGATCGACAGCGGTGGCGCCAAGCTGGTGCGCGATCGCGACATGCTGGCCGGCGCCGTCAACTTCCTTTTGACCAACGAAGTGGCGCGTCACAAGATGATGGCGGCGGGGATCGCGACCGTCGATGAAATGCGCGGCGCGCTGGCGCGCACGCTGAAATCGCTCGAACCCTACATCCAGCCACTGGTCGTCAAGTCGCGCCTGAAGGGCGCCAACGGGCGCTAG
- a CDS encoding DUF2093 domain-containing protein: MMNRFEGPGGKEARIRYLDGDFQVTSPGSFVRCAVTGENIPLDELKYWSVARQEPYVNATASLRREIEMHPELRKRS, encoded by the coding sequence ATGATGAACCGTTTCGAAGGCCCGGGCGGCAAGGAAGCCCGCATCCGCTATCTCGATGGCGATTTCCAGGTCACGAGCCCCGGCTCGTTCGTGCGCTGCGCCGTGACCGGAGAAAACATCCCCTTGGACGAGCTGAAATACTGGAGCGTTGCCAGGCAGGAGCCCTACGTCAACGCCACCGCATCGCTGCGCCGTGAAATCGAGATGCATCCGGAGCTGCGCAAGCGGAGCTAA
- a CDS encoding helix-turn-helix domain-containing protein, with the protein MNISILALDGVFDTGLATMLDVFGTANELAGMLASPPGHFATTVVGVSDAVHTGQGLQVPVISMGTEPTPDWLVIPAIGQKMPGPLGDALKRSDVAEATKALRATAEAGTRIGAACIGTFILAETGLLDRRPSTTTWWLAPMFRQRYPQVRLDASRMLINDGQFATAGAALGHIDLALMVIRQTSPELAALTAKYLIVDSRPLQSAYAISDHLAHSNPLVERFERWARGHLAAGFNLDEAATALGASKRTLSRRVNDVLGKTPLSYFQDLRVEQAVHLLKTTSDSVEEIAAKVGYGDGVTLRNLLRRRLRKGVREIRAAN; encoded by the coding sequence ATGAACATTTCCATCCTTGCGCTTGACGGCGTCTTCGACACCGGACTGGCCACCATGCTCGACGTTTTCGGCACGGCCAACGAACTGGCTGGGATGCTGGCATCGCCGCCCGGCCATTTCGCCACGACCGTTGTCGGGGTGAGCGACGCGGTCCACACGGGGCAAGGCCTTCAGGTGCCGGTCATCTCTATGGGCACCGAGCCGACCCCCGATTGGCTGGTGATCCCGGCGATCGGCCAGAAGATGCCAGGCCCGCTTGGCGACGCGCTGAAGCGAAGCGACGTCGCCGAGGCGACCAAGGCGTTGCGCGCTACCGCCGAAGCCGGCACGCGCATCGGCGCTGCCTGCATCGGCACTTTCATCCTCGCGGAGACCGGCCTGCTCGACCGCCGGCCTTCAACCACGACCTGGTGGCTGGCGCCGATGTTCCGGCAACGTTACCCGCAAGTGCGGCTCGACGCCTCGCGCATGCTGATCAATGATGGCCAGTTCGCAACCGCCGGTGCGGCGCTCGGCCATATCGACCTCGCTTTGATGGTGATCCGTCAGACCAGTCCCGAGCTCGCCGCGCTGACTGCGAAATACCTCATCGTCGACAGCCGGCCGTTGCAATCGGCCTATGCGATCTCCGACCACCTCGCCCATTCGAACCCGCTGGTCGAACGTTTCGAGCGCTGGGCGCGCGGCCATCTTGCCGCCGGTTTCAACCTCGACGAAGCAGCCACGGCACTGGGTGCCAGCAAGCGGACGCTGTCGCGGCGGGTCAACGACGTGCTTGGCAAGACGCCGCTGTCCTATTTCCAGGATCTGCGCGTCGAGCAGGCTGTGCATTTGTTGAAGACCACATCCGATAGCGTCGAGGAGATCGCCGCCAAAGTCGGCTATGGCGACGGGGTGACGTTGCGCAATCTGTTGCGCCGGCGGCTGCGCAAGGGCGTGCGCGAAATCCGCGCTGCAAACTGA
- a CDS encoding DMT family transporter, with the protein MSAMTGTLNQTQRMDTTSAIAVALTVVGWASAFPAIRAGLAAFGPLELGALRFGIAAVPAAIFLAVKRPALPRLEEVWRLVFGGAIFVALYTVMLNFGELTVSAGAAGFIINVSPIFTAIMAMALLGERFSSWAWFGTAISFAGIGIIAVADGNGLHFNAGALLVLGSALCSAVNTIVQKPLFVRHHPLTISASNMILGALCLSPFLPSGFAQAAVANTAGLGAVIFLGIVPSLIAYAAWATALSRLPAARASNFLYLVSPMSALIGFFWLGEVPTLLGILGGALALGGVIVVNLKR; encoded by the coding sequence ATGAGCGCGATGACGGGCACGTTGAATCAGACACAGCGCATGGACACCACGTCCGCCATCGCCGTGGCGCTGACTGTGGTCGGCTGGGCCTCCGCCTTTCCGGCGATCCGTGCCGGCCTCGCGGCCTTCGGGCCGCTGGAACTGGGCGCCCTGCGCTTTGGCATCGCCGCGGTGCCGGCTGCGATCTTCCTTGCCGTCAAGCGCCCGGCGCTGCCCAGGCTCGAGGAGGTGTGGCGCCTCGTCTTTGGCGGGGCAATTTTCGTCGCGCTCTACACCGTCATGCTCAATTTCGGCGAACTGACCGTCTCGGCCGGTGCCGCCGGCTTCATCATCAATGTCAGCCCGATCTTCACCGCCATCATGGCAATGGCATTGCTCGGCGAGCGCTTCTCAAGCTGGGCCTGGTTTGGCACGGCCATTTCCTTCGCCGGCATCGGCATCATCGCCGTGGCCGACGGCAATGGCCTGCACTTCAATGCCGGTGCGCTGTTGGTTCTAGGCTCCGCGCTGTGCTCGGCTGTCAACACCATCGTGCAGAAGCCGCTCTTTGTCCGTCATCATCCGCTTACCATCTCGGCCTCGAATATGATCCTTGGCGCACTTTGCCTGTCGCCGTTTCTGCCAAGCGGCTTTGCACAGGCAGCGGTCGCCAACACCGCCGGCCTCGGCGCCGTGATCTTTCTCGGCATCGTGCCGAGCCTGATCGCCTACGCCGCCTGGGCGACGGCCTTGTCGCGCCTGCCGGCAGCGCGCGCCTCGAATTTCCTCTATTTGGTTTCGCCGATGTCCGCCCTGATCGGCTTCTTCTGGCTGGGCGAAGTGCCGACGCTGCTCGGCATCCTCGGCGGCGCGCTGGCGCTGGGCGGCGTCATCGTGGTGAATTTGAAGCGGTAA
- a CDS encoding lysophospholipid acyltransferase family protein gives MEHDLAKGPASDATPTGRGGSRATKAFWRKIREPLAQSRFVKNVIASLLAQFVRLVRLTSPLVAGSARFSGGAYAEFEPGIIALWHGQHLLTPAYYPKRKPLVAMVSRSADAELNALMLEKFGIEAVRGSGGRDNARHLDKGGAKALIALKKSLTAGKNVAMIADIPHGTPRDAGLGIVLLARLSGRPLLPVAIATSRRKVLEKSWDKTTINLPFGRSAVTIGAPIFVAADADDAEMERKRQEVTIALNAATAEAYRLVDGRR, from the coding sequence GTGGAGCATGACCTGGCGAAAGGGCCAGCCAGCGACGCCACGCCCACGGGCAGGGGCGGCAGCCGCGCGACCAAGGCCTTCTGGCGCAAGATACGCGAACCGCTCGCGCAGTCGCGATTCGTCAAGAACGTCATTGCCAGCCTGCTCGCGCAATTCGTGCGGCTGGTTCGCCTGACCAGCCCCCTGGTCGCTGGATCGGCCCGCTTTTCAGGCGGCGCCTACGCCGAGTTCGAGCCCGGTATCATTGCTCTTTGGCACGGCCAGCATCTTTTGACGCCGGCCTATTATCCCAAGCGGAAACCGCTGGTCGCCATGGTGTCGCGCAGCGCCGATGCCGAGCTGAACGCTTTGATGCTGGAGAAATTCGGCATCGAGGCGGTGCGGGGTTCCGGTGGACGCGACAATGCCAGGCATCTCGACAAAGGCGGGGCCAAGGCCCTCATCGCCCTCAAAAAGTCGCTCACCGCAGGCAAGAACGTTGCCATGATCGCAGATATCCCGCACGGCACGCCGCGCGACGCAGGGCTCGGTATCGTTCTCCTGGCGCGCCTCTCGGGCCGACCGCTCCTGCCGGTCGCCATCGCCACCAGCCGCCGCAAGGTGCTGGAAAAGAGCTGGGACAAGACCACCATCAACCTGCCGTTCGGCCGCTCCGCCGTGACCATCGGGGCGCCGATCTTTGTAGCGGCGGACGCCGATGACGCCGAAATGGAGCGCAAGCGCCAGGAAGTCACCATCGCTCTCAATGCCGCGACGGCCGAGGCCTACCGTCTCGTGGACGGCCGGCGATGA
- a CDS encoding DUF1905 domain-containing protein: MGGQSTIQFRFEAEVIHWRGPSPYFFMPIPESRGEEIKKVAKLATYGWGVIPVEATIDGFMFGTSLFPKQGSYLLPLKDAVRRKCNLTAGDSISASITIHLRGR, encoded by the coding sequence GTGGGCGGTCAGTCAACTATCCAGTTCCGGTTCGAAGCCGAGGTGATCCACTGGAGAGGCCCTTCGCCATACTTCTTCATGCCAATCCCCGAGTCCCGTGGCGAAGAGATCAAAAAGGTCGCGAAGTTAGCGACCTACGGCTGGGGGGTGATACCGGTCGAGGCGACCATTGACGGCTTCATGTTCGGCACATCGCTGTTTCCCAAGCAGGGAAGTTATCTTTTGCCCTTGAAGGATGCCGTCCGGCGCAAATGCAATCTGACGGCAGGCGATTCGATTTCCGCTTCCATCACAATCCACCTTCGTGGACGATAA
- a CDS encoding DUF4170 domain-containing protein: MAAEDGKKQLLHLVFGGELKKLGSTEFRDLDALDIVGVYPDYQSAHTAWKAKAQASVDNAHMRYFVVHLHRLLDPDSKVVG, translated from the coding sequence ATGGCCGCGGAAGACGGAAAGAAACAGCTTTTGCATCTGGTGTTCGGCGGCGAACTGAAGAAGCTTGGCAGCACCGAGTTCCGCGATCTCGATGCGCTCGACATTGTTGGCGTCTATCCGGACTATCAATCCGCGCACACGGCGTGGAAAGCCAAGGCGCAAGCCAGCGTGGACAATGCCCATATGCGTTATTTCGTCGTTCACCTGCACCGTCTGCTGGATCCCGACAGCAAGGTCGTCGGTTGA